A single window of Salvia splendens isolate huo1 chromosome 8, SspV2, whole genome shotgun sequence DNA harbors:
- the LOC121745953 gene encoding integrator complex subunit 3-like encodes MASKLTVRPPYEAESSLEITLRQAFYCLEPQLRPPFPLTIPTQEQYSLLNKAIIYAILSEPHLRKIHIKHLHGVITDGYGYFTSILAIIVNEIYGKLVDSAKRQLLWITREMVDVAAVGFTDLLGSLLRQIVAGDSSEDNLWLCNEMVTLFSCKWDCLLQEGSSGLTAALYVFLRLLSDHCRVSISNAPKFESLIKLEKDFCVKMLREKFGLCLRIGRDLVRLLQDLVHVPEFRAIWRDLLYAPSVFGVDEFLDISMLYYTMTPKWFFLLRVSPQMESQLRFLLTHVEHGSQLRYQDWFTKKFLSTPEKNAVLIDLVRFICCAHHPSNDIIHSDIIQRWAVIGWLLKSSMKNYITANMKLALFYDWLFFNEKLDTVMDIEPALLLMVHSIPEYIDITNSLLEFLFLLLDNYDLERKEIVLRGVSTSLHTLVRKGVVQSLEVLTRCDKLSPNLKERLAELLSGCSGFVDNSRIPTSQML; translated from the coding sequence ATGGCGTCAAAATTAACGGTAAGACCGCCTTACGAGGCGGAGAGCTCGCTCGAGATCACACTACGCCAGGCATTCTATTGTCTCGAGCCTCAGCTTAGGCCCCCTTTTCCTCTCACCATCCCAACTCAAGAACAGTACTCGCTGCTCAACAAAGCCATTATCTACGCTATCTTATCCGAACCCCACCTCCGTAAAATCCACATTAAGCATTTACACGGTGTTATCACTGATGGATACGGCTACTTCACCAGCATTCTTGCTATAATTGTGAATGAAATATATGGGAAGTTGGTCGATTCTGCAAAAAGGCAGCTTCTTTGGATTACCCGTGAGATGGTTGATGTGGCAGCGGTTGGGTTTACTGATTTACTAGGTAGCCTTCTGCGGCAGATTGTTGCTGGGGATTCTAGTGAGGATAATCTGTGGTTGTGTAACGAAATGGTCACTCTTTTCTCCTGCAAATGGGATTGCCTTCTTCAAGAAGGCTCTTCGGGTTTGACTGCTGCTTTGTATGTGTTTCTGAGGTTGCTGTCTGATCACTGCAGGGTATCGATATCGAATGCTCCAAAGTTTGAATCTTTAATCAAATTGGAGAAGGATTTTTGTGTGAAGATGTTAAGGGAGAAATTCGGCTTGTGTTTGAGGATTGGGAGGGATCTTGTTAGGCTTTTGCAGGATTTGGTTCATGTTCCGGAGTTTCGGGCCATATGGAGGGACTTGTTGTATGCCCCTAGCGTTTTTGGAGTTGATGAGTTTTTGGATATATCAATGCTGTATTATACAATGACTCCAAAATGGTTTTTTTTGCTTAGGGTGAGTCCACAAATGGAGTCTCAGTTGAGGTTTCTGCTGACTCATGTGGAACATGGTAGCCAATTGAGGTATCAGGATTGGTTTACAAAGAAGTTTCTTAGTACACCTGAGAAAAATGCAGTCTTGATTGATTTAGTGAGGTTTATATGCTGTGCTCACCATCCATCTAATGATATTATTCATTCAGATATCATCCAAAGATGGGCTGTGATAGGTTGGCTACTGAAGTCCAGCATGAAAAACTACATTACAGCAAATATGAAGCTTGCGTTATTTTACGATTGGCTGTTTTTCAATGAGAAGTTAGATACTGTTATGGATATCGAGCCTGCACTTTTGTTGATGGTGCATTCTATCCCTGAATATATTGACATTACAAATTCTCTGCTTGAGTTTCTCTTTCTTTTATTGGATAATTATGATCTTGAGAGGAAGGAGATTGTGCTTCGTGGAGTATCAACTTCTTTGCATACACTTGTTAGGAAAGGCGTTGTTCAGTCGTTAGAAGTGTTAACTAGATGTGATAAGCTTTCTCCGAATCTTAAGGAAAGACTTGCAGAATTGCTCTCGGGGTGTTCTGGCTTTGTAGATAATTCCAGAATACCAACTTCTCAGATGCTGTAG
- the LOC121745848 gene encoding berberine bridge enzyme-like 18 encodes MINFRSVTIDEKAKTARVQAAATLGELYYTISRTSRTLAFPAGACPTVGVGSHLLGGRYGMMSRKHSLAADHIVDALLINAEGEVLDRRTMGEDLFWAIRGGGGTSFGIILEFTVTLVTVLETITVFNVTPTLEENATHIVHKWKLVADKIDDNLLMRIFINPTSSPKTGSRTIAASFTSQYLGRARDLLPAMGGKFPELGLTEQDCVEMSWPDSLLYFAYIGNNT; translated from the exons ATGATAAACTTCCGATCGGTGACCATCGACGAGAAGGCGAAAACCGCACGTGTGCAGGCCGCCGCAACCCTAGGTGAGCTCTACTACACAATCTCCCGCACGAGTAGGACGCTCGCTTTCCCAGCGGGTGCCTGCCCTACAGTCGGCGTCGGCAGCCACTTACTCGGCGGAAG GTACGGCATGATGTCGCGGAAACACTCCCTCGCCGCGGACCACATCGTCGATGCCTTACTAATCAACGCGGAAGGCGAGGTCCTGGACCGGCGAACCATGGGCGAAGATCTGTTCTGGGCAATCAGAGGCGGCGGAGGCACAAGCTTCGGGATCATTCTAGAATTCACTGTGACATTAGTCACCGTCCTGGAAACCATCACCGTATTCAACGTGACGCCAACGCTGGAAGAGAACGCGACCCATATCGTCCACAAATGGAAGCTCGTCGCAGACAAAATCGACGACAATCTCCTCATGAGGATATTCATAAACCCGACCAGCTCTCCGAAGACCGGAAGCCGCACCATCGCAGCTTCCTTCACGTCGCAGTACCTCGGCAGGGCACGCGATCTTTTACCGGCCATGGGTGGAAAATTTCCTGAACTCGGATTGACCGAGCAAGACTGCGTTGAAATGAGCTGGCCCGATTCCCTTCTCTACTTCGCGTACATCGGAAACAACACCTAG